The following is a genomic window from Malus sylvestris chromosome 12, drMalSylv7.2, whole genome shotgun sequence.
tatatatatatatatatatatatatatatctttataGCTTGACTCAATTCtaatattcaaataaattacTCATGTTATTCAGTACTACAATATAATAGtgttcctctttacttgtaagtaagaggttttaggttcgaattttatggatggcgaattcgataacAAATTAGATTACCCATTATGCAACTTAGCCAAACTTCCcgctccccttagtgtaaaatatatcgctgtacaaaaaaaaaaaaaaattgaaataaattacCCCTAATTAAAATTACGTTAATGCAATTTAAAGTAAATTTATGGGCAGAGATGTCATTTTCAAAAAGTTAAAGGATGTCCGTGTAATTGACCAAAAACAGCGATTAATGTTAGCACTCGCGGGGAAGAGCAAAGCCGAGGGTTTAACGAGCGACTCATAAACCCGCAAATTGTAACAGAGCTTTCGCTTCACCTTGGCCAATTCGCCGCCCTGTCACCGGCCTCCAATCATGGAAGAAGGCACTTCATTTTTGTTCGCCGGCGTCAACTTCAACCGGAAAAAGTTCTCCAGGGACTTCTCCAGATTCCAGGTCCGATTGTTTTTTCTCAGAAAAGCACATCACAGTGTcgatttttctattattttgttgaATTAACTTTTCAAATTTGATTCAGAAGAAGAACATAGAGAGCGAGAAAGTGGTAGAAGATTCTAGCTTGTTCGGAATTACGGAATCTGCAACGGAGCAAGTggcggcggaggaggaggaggtgcgAGCGGTGCCAGTTAAGAAGAGGAAGCGGAAGGGGGAGGTTTCTGGTAATTTCATTGCTTTCGGTGTTGAATTTGTATGCAGTTGAAACCCTGAGATTTATTTTTGCtaatgatttgtttgattttgtgatgGGATAGAGGGTGTGGAGGGGATTAGTGTCTTTAAGACCTCAAAAATGGCGAAGGCAGCGAAAGCGGAGAAACAGAAGCCTGGAAATGAACTATCCGAGCATAAGAAGGAGTTAAATAGGCAACTTGAGGTTTTGCTTCTGGTTCCTTCatcttttttgtgtttgttaatttcCTTGTGCTtaaattaaagttcaaggatTTATACTTTTCTTTGTGATTCAGCGGGATTCGCTGCTGCGAAAGAAGTATAACATTCATGTGTCCGGAAATAACATCCCTTCGCCACTTGATAGTTTTGCAGACTTAACCTCTAGGTATAttccttattttctttttattttagtgtttctTAGGTAGGATATCTATGAATGCTGAACAGATTTTCTAAGCTTTCTCGCTTATAAGCTTGATATTGCATATGATAATATGATTGAAATGAGAGCTAATCTTTGGTTATTTTTAGATATGGGTGCGAGCCATATTTACTTCAGAATTTGGCGGAACTTGGATTTAAAGAACCAACGCCAATCCAAAGGCAGGCTATTCCAGTCCTCTTATCTGTATGGTCTCTTACCTATGCTATCTGCTACTCTTGTAAATTTTACGTTGTTTTGTAAGAGATCACCTGGTTATTATAAGGCTTCAGTTTCAGCAGTACTTCAGCACGGGTTGACATTTGTTTGAAAGATGTTCTCATCAACTTTGTCATCGTTTTTATTTTAGAGTCGGGAATGCTTTGCTTGTGCTCCGACTGGATCTGGAAAAACCCTTGCTTTTGTTTGTCCCATGCTAATGAAACTTAAGGTATTGCTCATGCATTCAACTGTTTCTTTCTGCAAATGTTGATGGCTGAGCTTTTCTGATGAAAATTTTCCCATATAACCAGCATACATCTAAGGATGGCATCCGAGCTGTTATTCTGTGTCCTACACGAGAATTAGCTGCTCAGACAACCAGAGAGTGCAAAAAGATggcaaaaggaaataaattctaCATCAAATTAATGACTAAAGACCTGGCAAGAAATGCAGATTTTTCAAAAATACGCTGTGACATACTCATTTCTACTCCACTTCGGTTACGGTTGGCTATCCGGAAAAAGAAGGTTGATTTAAGCAGGTGTGTTCATCTTTTGTTCATAGAAACTCAAAGAGGCTGGTATAAACAAGAAATCAACGTGTACAAATGAGATTTTGGGGCAAAATGATCATTTTTAAAATGGCTCAAGAAGTGAATTTGATGAATAACAAGACTAGTTAGTCTTTGAAGCACTACACAAATTTCAGATACATTGATTATGTTTCCTCTTAAATATTTTGTGTTGTACAGGGTTGAGTATCTGGTATTGGATGAGTCTGATAAGCTATTTGAGCTTGGCTTGTTAAAGCAGATTGACTCTGTGGTCAAAGCATGTTCAAACCCTTCAATTATTCGCTCCTTGTTTAGTGCTACTTTACCTGATTTCGTTGAGGAGCTTGCCCGCACTATAATGCATGATGCTGTTCGAGTTATCATTGGCAGGAAGTGAGTTTGACTTTATCTTGTTGAAAATCATGGAGTGGCTCCCTTGACTTGCATCAGTGGTTCCTTTGATTTGCATCTTTTCTTCATATGTTTTCTTCATACAGAAATACTGCTTCTGAGACTATCAAGCAAAAATTGGTCTTTGCTGGAAGTGAAGAGGGGAAGCTATTAGCACTTCGTCAAAGCTTTAAGGAGGTATGATAGAGGCAACATTTTGCTTTTAAGAACCTCTTCTAAATAACCGCTTCAGGATCCAGTTCaatgatgatatgaaatacaaGTCCTCATTGTGTATCAAATAGTATTCCAAGGGCACTTCATACAGTTTTGTACCTAGTTTTAATTGAATAAGGCTATTATCTAGTGTACGTCCTCGCAATTTTGAAAAGCTACAAGATCTAGATAATGACCAAACAAGGAATTTTGTGTAGAAGTTAACCAATGTTACTGAATAACCACCAATTATTAGATCATTTAATCCACGTACTTGACATATATCTTTTATCAGTTTAACATTCCAGACTTTCACCTGGATCAGTTTTATTTGCTGACCAATTTCTTGTTATTGTTTTATCTTGTTAGTAGAGTCTGAATCCACCAGTGTTGATCTTTGTACAAAGCAAGGAGCGAGCTAAGGAACTCTATGGAGAACTGTTGTTTGAGAACATAAGAGTTGGTGCCATACATTCTGATATGTCCCAAGCACAGGTAATTTATTCCCACCGTTATCAGAGGATCAGCCTTAATCCTATGGCTTGGCATAAGTGTATAATTAAGGAAAGAAAACCTTAACTGATGTTAATACCTGATTATGCACTTGTTTTCATGGTATCGTGAAAAAGGCTGGTCCTGAATATCTATGTATCCTGAGGAGGTTTGCATGAAAATAAGAAAGAACTGGAATTTTGACATTTTCTTTCTAGCATTTTCATTTTACATTGGAATTCCGCTACTAGTACTTGGGCCCATGTAATGTTGAGTCACTTGTAACTGTATATCATGCTCGATTTCTCGTGTTACATATGTTATACTTGAACAATTTTTCCATCTCCTTTATACTGATTATAAATTGGAATACAGCGAGAAAATGCTGTAGATGACTTCAGAGCTGGGAAAACATGGGTTTTACTTGCCACTGATGTTATTGCTCGGGGTATGGATTTCAAAGGTGTCAACTGTGTAATTAATTATGATTTTCCAGATTCTGCAGCTGCGTACATTCACAGGATTGGTATGTCTCCCCATCCCTATGATTGTAACGTATGTACATGAAATATGGAATGTGTTAAATTTACAATGGTCAGTagtttctttcagaaaagaattCTCTAGAAGACATATCATATATGGTTTATGAGAATGTATTAATAGAAAATTTGGTAGATGATTAATTTGGAAAACCATCGAACAAATATGATGTTTTTTGGGTTTGTTCCGTAAGACTTATTTGTTGGTTTAACCATCACTTCATAATTTGTAGAATTTATTTATCAAATTGAAGAACTTCTCTCGTTTTATGTCGTAGTCACTTGATTGTATCACTTTTTCCCGAGACAAGCAGTGCAAGGCTGCTTCACGTTTCGCTACAactatttgaatttgtttttggGGAATTATTTTACGGTGCCATTGAATCTGTTTGTAATTTTTCTGTGAAGGTCGGTGCGGACGAGCAGGGAGGAGTGGAGAAGCTATTACTTTCTACACAGAGGAAGATATTCCATATCTTAAGAATATAGCTAATGTGATGTCAACATCAGGTTGTGAAGTTCCGTCTTGGATCATGGCCTTGCGCAAACAGAAGTGGAAAAAGCACCGACCCCGAAGGGAATCGATATCAACACAACCGAAAGATGAGAAAGAGTGAAGCAATTGTCATATCGTCGACCGGATTTTGCAATTTTGAATTGGAAGTCCTCAAAGCAACCATTTGTCATCGATgaattatatttacaaattgAATAGTTTGGGATGCTGTACGGATCGAAATGTACACGATATTTACAAATTGACGTCGAAATTAACATCTATTTCATTCAATTTATGAAACAACTCAAAGTTCCTTTATCATGAGTCTAGCCATCAATAAGCTGTTCATAATTGAGTAACCCAATTTGAACGTTGTGAACGCGAGGGAAAATGATGACTCGCATCCATCTGAATGGTCCAAGTTAGTTTCAGAAGTCCATAACTATCCACAAGTACATGCTAATGTGATCTTTTGTAGTCAAATGTATGCCCCTGCCGTCTAAAACTTGACAACAAAACATCCTCCTTTGAAGGTAGCTTGTCCCTTGGGTGCGAGTAGCCAACACAAGCGAAAATTGTCAATTCAACGGCTGTAGAAGAACCAATACAAGCGAAAATTGTCGATTCAACTGGGCAAAAGAATGCAAGTCTTTGTGGACTTGTAACTCCAATGATAACTTTACCTGCTGGAGTTCAAATCCGGTCACCTCATCAAGTATCGTTTTGCAGTTCATAGTTTTAAGCCTTCAACTTTGCGAACGAGAAAAGTTTTCCTCTTGATACGCAGACTTAGAGTAGACATTGTAtggttgaaacttgaaactGCCGCTGCATACTACCCTGGTGCTGCAGGTCTGACCGCTGCCTTCTTATCCAACTGCTTCAGTCAATGTTAAGGGTCTTAACGCTCTCTACTGCTGTGCAGCCTTAACCAGTCCCTCAGGTGAGGGCTGTGCCGCCCTGCCTTTCAATCGAAATGCAGTTTAGCATTTCTTGGGGTCTTAGATCACGACTGACTGATGCTATCTTGTTTAGACTAGGAACTTTCAAAAGATCCTGGTATCCACTTCATCTTGCTCCGGAAACAATAATTCGACGTTGTTACTTGAAGCCTATGCCTGAAGTGGGTCATAACCATCATCCAGCATCTGCAGCCACAACTCCTCTAGCATTGCATATATTTTACCTCTCTCAGGATGCAGGCaatcttcaacaaaaaataCATGGATCCTATCCTTAACCTCAATCCAGCTCTGCCCTGGGACTTTCCTGACGTCCCTTTCTCTCATCAAGTTCCTCAACCTGGCAACATCATCCCAATTGCCAAAAGATGCATGGATGTTGCAAAGCAGCACGAGAGCAGCAGAATGGGAAGGATCTAATTTTAGTATATTCTCTGCTGCCCGTTTTCCAATCTCAACATTCCCACGGGTTCTGCAGGCAGCAAGTAGAGTCATCCATACCAGAACGTCAGGTTCAAATGCCATTTGCGTGATGAATGCCTCTGATTCATGTAAGCATCCAGAACGAGCAAGTAAGTCAACCATACAAGAACAATGCTCTATTGTCGGTACAATCCCATGCTCGGATTCCATGGTTTTATATATTTTCCACCCTTCTTCTACCAGTCCAATATGACTGCAAGCAGTAAGGACACCCACCAGTGTAACTTCATTGGGTTTTATGCCCAATTCCATCATTCTTTTGAAAAGGTCAAGAGCTTCCTCTCCATATCCAAACTGAGCATAACCCACGATTAAACTACTCCACGAGACAACATCTGGATCCTCCATCCAGCCAAAGAGCTTTTGCGCACTTCCAATTGATCCACACTTTGTATACATGTCAATTAATCCATTGCTGACGGTAACATCAAGCACAATCCCACTTTTTACAGTAAAGCAATGAATCTGATTCCCAACCTCTAGAGATGATATATTTGCACATGCTCCAATCAAATTACCCAAAGTAATATGATCAGGTGTAGTTTCAGAAATACGCATTAAATTTAGTAATCTGAAAACCTCCCCAGCCTGGTTGTGCTGCATGCACGCGCTAATAATAGCATTCCAAGTAACTAAATCAGCATCATTTCTTATATCTTCAAACACAAGAAATGCATCATAGAGATTTGAACACTTGGCATACATGGTTAGCAAACTGTTGCATACAATAACGGTAAAATCAAAAGCCCTCTTGATAATGTAGGAGTGGATCTGCTCACCCTGATAGAGTGTTGAAGGGCTTGTGCAAGCAGTTAGTATGGGGAGAACACTAACTTCGTCAGGGATCAGTCCCTTATGCCGCATCTGAGAAAAGAATGATAATGCTTCATTAGAATCACCAGCATTCGAAAACCCAGAAATAATTGCATTCCAGGACACTAAATCGGGCCTGTCTATCTGATAAAACACTGTTCTTGCAGATTCCAATTGCCCacattttgcatacatgtcaCAAAGGGAGCATCCAGCAAAGATGTCTCTccccaaaccaaattttatgCACATCCCATGTATCTGCTTTCCATATTCAGGTTCAAGAAGGCCGCCACACGCACTGAAAGCACTCCCAAATATAAACTCATTCGGCTGGTAAGCACCCTGAAAGAGCATTTCTTTGAAGTGATCCAAAGCTTCTTTTTCATAACCAAGCTGGGAAAACCCTGCAATCATCGAACCCCAAGAAATCAAGTCCTTTGTCGGAACACGAGAAAAGACATCAAAAGCATCTGCAATCAGACCGAACTTCGTGTACATTGAAGTAAGGGCATTCTGTGCTATAGGATGAGAACCAGTTTCTGATTTAACAACATGGGCATGCAGCTGTCTCCCCAGCAGTTCATTCCGCAAACCCGAACAAGCTTTTAGGACGCTTCCAAAGGTGAAGTGATCAGGCACACAACCTGCCCTCAGCATTTGGAAATACAATTCAATGGCTTTATCCTCTTGACTATTCTGAGAGTACCCAGAAATCAGTGAAGTCCAAGAAACCACATTTCTCTCAGGCATTGCATCGAAAACCTTACGTGCATCCGCGAGCGACCCACATTTTCCATACATGTTGAGAACATGATTCTGAAAAACAATGTCCGGCTGGTAATTGGATGCCAAAGTATGGCCATGGATTCTCCGGCCGTGTTCGAGAGACCTCAAAGACGAGCAAGCATAAACCAAATTTGTGTAAGTGCTGGGAAATATTGGGAAGTTCGTGTGACCTTGTAAAAACTCAAATGCTTCAATGGCTTCTCTGTAAAGCTTTTGCTTGCACAAGGAGATTATGTAGTTGTTGCTAAACTGTTCGTTGTTGAAGTTTGGTAAAAGAGATGGAGGTCGACTTGGTTGACTCTTGTGGAATGTCAACGGTAGTGGGGATTTTAATCTTTTCATCGTGGTCAGAGGAGAGAGATTTCTCCCGTTTGTTTTTGGCTTATGATGTTCGTTCGTCTCATCTGCCGCTCTTTTGTTTGAAACAACAATGATTTTCGCACATCACTCAAACTCAGGAAGGATTTTAGAATAAAGGAATTATTTCCTTTCAAGTATGCCTTCTTATATGTTACAACTTACATCATCGTATAGcaactccacccctaaaaacCAAGCTGGACAAGAGTCCATTTAATCCACCATATAAAtaggggacaaggattgtctgccctcccacttatTGAGGAGGCTATATAGGATTCTGGTGTTAGATTCATTATATATGGTCCTGTTCGATTTTTAGGTAGAAAAGAACCAAATAAGTTCAAACTAAAATTGACCACTCCTAaattaagaaaactaatgaaaatggtctCACAAAACTAATTTTTAATAATAGTTCTTGAtgaacttttattttttctaatctaaatttaaacttatatgggtacattctttttcttgatttgaaaatgtatccatgtcaagtttaatcaaaaaaatttactaatgttattaagcctaatatctattattttttgtgtggttttgaagaatgtacctatattttggtacaaaataatttttttgttaattttgatgaatgtacccatgtttgtatacatacacacacacacacaatatattggagagtataatttatattttaataattttaatccacaaattatgggcttttttttatttaaaatctcattaatacaaacaactataaattttaatttttaatttaaaaaatatagtaacctacatagaaatacattatcacattaatttcaggaacttcgataaaaaattgaaaaccaacaagatttcaattaaagaatattaatagttagggaccgcatccaaaatgtccctattaataataatgataatagaCGGTTGAAATATTGTCATAAACCAACAAGTTTTGGGGTACCGACGACTGTTTCTTAAGAAACAATTAGTTATGAATAAATAACTGCCATCAAATTTCAGCTTGTTTTTAATACTGTCATTGCTCTAAACTTAAACTTATTTATGATGCTATCATTACCTCCAAATTTTAACTTATTTATGATATTGCAATCACCCGTTGTTTTTGGCCTTATTATTTAACAAAATTTCATTAAGTGCTTCTCACTAAAAATTAGTTTTGTGAAGCCATTTTGAAGAAAGTTGACGTTCTACCACAAAATAAATTAGCAATATCGAGAGTCACCTAACTTATTTGTAATTGTTCGTACAATATCTCTCCTCCTATCAATATAAGACTGATTCTCAAcaacttttcattaaaaatatttaaataaaaaattaattacatcTATGCCTtctgaaatttaatttaaatctcACTTAGAAAAACATTCACTCTTTCAAATTTAAAGTATATCTTCCAAAAGTaaccacaaaaaataaaaaatttaaaaaataaaaaattctagttTGAAGCCTTTTTAATGGTACTCAATGAGTAGTTAGTGACATCAATGTCTGTTGCCTTGGATCAAAATATAAGGAATGAGATGATGTGTCAGTTTAATGGCTCCTTCAAGTATCAGGAACGGGGTACGTGGAAGAATTTTCATATCTAATCTTAAGCTTAACAAGAGGCCCTTGAGCAATTGAGTTTTGCTTTCATTCAACAATCATCAGCTTTACATATGATTTTTTATCATAATggtgaaactcaaaattcgtaCGACTCATAACATCACGTTTACTTTGGCTGTTATGTATGTACATGTTCTTGTTAATCTTGCGGAAGAAAGACTTATATAGAACGAATTACAGTTTTATTATGGCGTCTCATGCTAATGTAACAAACATGTGTAAATTGTTGTTCATGTATCTTTATTTCATTGACAGAATGCTAAAGTACGTAGTAGTGTGCCTTCATGTTGATGATCATCAAATAGAATAAAGTAGGATGAAAATAACACAATTACGTTAGAGATACTTGTAGATGCAAATTTTGTACACGGCTAATTTGAAGTAATTCTACTTATAAGAGAACAAACACCATTAGCCTAATTGACGAACGCCCTTAAAAAAAAGGTAGGGTGTCCGCCAACAAACTTCCAATGCCTAAGTCAAAAAAGTAGTAGAACATACTAGGCAATCCTTAATGATACACAACAGTCTCTACAATCCTGCCATCAGTTCCGAAGATCCCTATTGGTAAAAGTGCATTTTCCAAGCACCTAAGGGGAGATTACGGAGAGTTGGTGAGCCTATAATATATGTCATGGGCAGCCCGGAAACTTCATGGTGCGTTAGTGGCATAAAAGCCTAACTACCTTAGGTCAAACTATGTCCTATTCCCTTAGGTAATTAATGGTCTACTATTGACTTCAAGTAAAAACCGTCATAATGAGCATATTGTCTGCGTGTCCTCCTCCTATTCGAAGTGATTAATTTATGTCTCCACAACATGTACACAAGTAAAACCGATTACAATCTTTAATTAAATAGTAGAGATAACTTATTCCCTAATTCTATctttaagtaaaatttaaacaTGTTCTATTTGAGTGtatttattcttattttaaTGGTTTATTGACTCTGAAAATTCATGCCCTTTGATCCCCTTTCATGTTCTCTATTCTTTTTTTGTTCCtttctttatatataatttGGTCGACtccaaattacaaaacaaatcCTAGCAATCGGTTGAATTTTGATGCCAATTAGTTGATGGGTTTCTATCCCAACAACAATTTGGTGCGAAGACAGCAACTCAAGTTTCCGATTTCTCTCCAACTCGTTTTTACTTGAAGCAACAACCTAAAAAAGCAAATTCCTTACCTAAAGAAACACctcaaagcaaaaacaaatgcTCTTTGAGTTTTTGAGTACCAACCATAACCAAGTTAGCTAGCTCCGTCTCTTTTTTATAAGAAATTTACTCCTGTTCGTAAAAACAAAACTGATATAAAATTTTACACATAAATTCCTACATCATATATTATTCTGACCAAAACCCACCGAAACTCAGTAACCCTAATACCAAATTTAATAGCTTTTTTCAAAGAAATGGGGACAACAGAAAGAACAAAGAAGAGGGCTCAATTATGGAAGAAAGCAGCGGTCCATTTTGCTTTGTGTTTTGTTATGGGGTTCTTCTCAGGCTTTGCTCCAACGGGTAAGGCGTCACTTTCCGCTAGAACCGCTGCCGTGGTTTCCCCCAATAAATCACCGCACTTTCCGCCGCAGTCAGTAGAACCACCGCAAGAAGTACGGGATGCTATTAATAGAAGTTTGATAGCTACAGAGGCACAAAATGTGTCAATGGCGGCAGCAGCAGAACCTGCAAGGCATAAAAAGTACTCCGAAAACACGAGGTTCATGTCACAACaagaagaagtggaagaagagaaagaaccCGAGGTGATGACACCGAGAAGGTTCATAATCATAGTCACTGCAACATCAACAAGCACGAAAGACATTAAGTTTAAAAGTGTGTTTTTGAAAAGACTGGCCAATACTTTAAGGTTGGTTCCTCAGCCGTTGCTTTGGGTCGTGGTGGCGCCGAAAACAGAGACGAATGAAGTGTCTGAATTGCTGAGGGGAACGGGGATTATGTATAGGCATTTGGTTTCGAGAAAGAATTTCACAGACGCAGAAGCTGAAAGGGATCGCCAGAGGAACATTGCTCTTAAGCACATTGAGAAGCACAGGATTAGTGGGATTGTTCACTTTGCCGGGCTTTCTAATGTTTACGACCTTGGCTTCTTCGACCAGCTCAGAGAAATTGAGTACGTAAATGTTCCTTAATTCACTATTTTTCTCATTcgattaaatttttttacttcGAATATTTTGttgtattattaattttgcctaGTATTATGTTGTTAGAAATGGATTTTGATATCATGAAAATGTCaaacattttctttctttctttgaacGTCAGAACTTATGGTTCTTTATCTGAAGGGATGGAGGTTTCAAAGTTCGAGTAGTGTCTAAGAAATGTGTGATTGCCGGAAGAGGAAAAGAAGTGTCCCGTATTAGGACTAAAAAGGTTGTGATTACTGAATACAGCAAATATTCTAGGGTGGTGCTATCAACACatccttttaaattttttattgttgaaTCAAATGAATTTAAGATgatcaaataatatatattaataaaggtatgtaaaaagtaaaaaaatgtgtggatagcaccataTTCTAATGTTCATGTGTCTAGTTTCTCACTATTCTTATTACTAATTCCGAGGTTTGAAACCATCCATAGGTCTCGCAGTGGGATCTACGTGCATCAATATAGCTGATagttgtttatgtatgtggtgTGACTGTTATATAAGTATAGTTTTTCATTCGAAATTTCTGAATAAAAACCACTAAATAAAATTTACTATTGATTTTTATATTACTGTACATAAATGGATACATTCTTGTAATATCTAAACAGAAATCTATTGAAGGAGAATCTTTTGTAAAGTAGTATTTGTTTCTACTGCTTTTTGAGTGtgttattaattaaaaatgcaTGCTTCAATTGCATATTAATTTGCAGGGTTTTTGGGACATGGCCAATGGCACTACTTTCAGCAAACATAAAGAAGGTGATCATTGAAGGACCTGTATGTGATTCTTAACAAGTCATAGGATGGCATTTGAAGCAAATGAACAATGAAACTGAGACTAGGCCTCCCATTCATATCTCAAGTTTTGCTTTCAATAGTTCAATTCTTTGGGACCCCGAGAGATGGGGCCGCACTTCATCTCTTCAAAGCTCCTATCAGGTACATAAATTTTCTCCTATCATACAGTCTAacgtccatgagcggtaggtctcgggttcgagacttgggagcagcctctccataaatgggggtaaggctagccgacattcacctctcccagaccctgcgtaaagcgggagccttgtgcactgggtacgacctttttatacAGTCTAACGTCAATATTTAAGTTACGACTGCTAAATATGTAGAATCATGTTTGTAAGGGTAACGTCTTGATTCAAatctaataaaaataaaaataaaaccatgCCCGAAATTACGAAGATAATAAGATTATTAAATTGATACGATATCAAAActaatcatattttttttttgaattataAAAGCATGTGGATGCttattttgcttttgaatat
Proteins encoded in this region:
- the LOC126594227 gene encoding pentatricopeptide repeat-containing protein At3g53360, mitochondrial-like; this encodes MKRLKSPLPLTFHKSQPSRPPSLLPNFNNEQFSNNYIISLCKQKLYREAIEAFEFLQGHTNFPIFPSTYTNLVYACSSLRSLEHGRRIHGHTLASNYQPDIVFQNHVLNMYGKCGSLADARKVFDAMPERNVVSWTSLISGYSQNSQEDKAIELYFQMLRAGCVPDHFTFGSVLKACSGLRNELLGRQLHAHVVKSETGSHPIAQNALTSMYTKFGLIADAFDVFSRVPTKDLISWGSMIAGFSQLGYEKEALDHFKEMLFQGAYQPNEFIFGSAFSACGGLLEPEYGKQIHGMCIKFGLGRDIFAGCSLCDMYAKCGQLESARTVFYQIDRPDLVSWNAIISGFSNAGDSNEALSFFSQMRHKGLIPDEVSVLPILTACTSPSTLYQGEQIHSYIIKRAFDFTVIVCNSLLTMYAKCSNLYDAFLVFEDIRNDADLVTWNAIISACMQHNQAGEVFRLLNLMRISETTPDHITLGNLIGACANISSLEVGNQIHCFTVKSGIVLDVTVSNGLIDMYTKCGSIGSAQKLFGWMEDPDVVSWSSLIVGYAQFGYGEEALDLFKRMMELGIKPNEVTLVGVLTACSHIGLVEEGWKIYKTMESEHGIVPTIEHCSCMVDLLARSGCLHESEAFITQMAFEPDVLVWMTLLAACRTRGNVEIGKRAAENILKLDPSHSAALVLLCNIHASFGNWDDVARLRNLMRERDVRKVPGQSWIEVKDRIHVFFVEDCLHPERGKIYAMLEELWLQMLDDGYDPLQA
- the LOC126594229 gene encoding DEAD-box ATP-dependent RNA helicase 57-like isoform X1 — encoded protein: MEEGTSFLFAGVNFNRKKFSRDFSRFQKKNIESEKVVEDSSLFGITESATEQVAAEEEEVRAVPVKKRKRKGEVSEGVEGISVFKTSKMAKAAKAEKQKPGNELSEHKKELNRQLERDSLLRKKYNIHVSGNNIPSPLDSFADLTSRYGCEPYLLQNLAELGFKEPTPIQRQAIPVLLSSRECFACAPTGSGKTLAFVCPMLMKLKHTSKDGIRAVILCPTRELAAQTTRECKKMAKGNKFYIKLMTKDLARNADFSKIRCDILISTPLRLRLAIRKKKVDLSRVEYLVLDESDKLFELGLLKQIDSVVKACSNPSIIRSLFSATLPDFVEELARTIMHDAVRVIIGRKNTASETIKQKLVFAGSEEGKLLALRQSFKESLNPPVLIFVQSKERAKELYGELLFENIRVGAIHSDMSQAQRENAVDDFRAGKTWVLLATDVIARGMDFKGVNCVINYDFPDSAAAYIHRIGRCGRAGRSGEAITFYTEEDIPYLKNIANVMSTSGCEVPSWIMALRKQKWKKHRPRRESISTQPKDEKE
- the LOC126594229 gene encoding DEAD-box ATP-dependent RNA helicase 57-like isoform X2, which translates into the protein MEEGTSFLFAGVNFNRKKFSRDFSRFQKNIESEKVVEDSSLFGITESATEQVAAEEEEVRAVPVKKRKRKGEVSEGVEGISVFKTSKMAKAAKAEKQKPGNELSEHKKELNRQLERDSLLRKKYNIHVSGNNIPSPLDSFADLTSRYGCEPYLLQNLAELGFKEPTPIQRQAIPVLLSSRECFACAPTGSGKTLAFVCPMLMKLKHTSKDGIRAVILCPTRELAAQTTRECKKMAKGNKFYIKLMTKDLARNADFSKIRCDILISTPLRLRLAIRKKKVDLSRVEYLVLDESDKLFELGLLKQIDSVVKACSNPSIIRSLFSATLPDFVEELARTIMHDAVRVIIGRKNTASETIKQKLVFAGSEEGKLLALRQSFKESLNPPVLIFVQSKERAKELYGELLFENIRVGAIHSDMSQAQRENAVDDFRAGKTWVLLATDVIARGMDFKGVNCVINYDFPDSAAAYIHRIGRCGRAGRSGEAITFYTEEDIPYLKNIANVMSTSGCEVPSWIMALRKQKWKKHRPRRESISTQPKDEKE